One Cytophagia bacterium CHB2 genomic region harbors:
- the pheA gene encoding prephenate dehydratase, which yields MERLSLTGAAQNLTFSREFLSSPPVKTCAATKRQAKHKRSPQNRKFHLNLIAFQGETGAYSEQAARAFFGNGCQVLPCRTFHEAFVAAAEARAQAAVIPIENSLAGSVHQNYDLLLQHHLHITGEVILRISHHVMALPGVSWEQVQRVYSHPQALEQCREFLHQRSELETIPAYDTAGSAKLIVKNGWREAAAIASAQAAGHYGLTILHSNVESNHQNYTRFLILKKDAASVTEGKTSIVFSTQHIPGALFKTLAVFALRDINLLKIESRPQHGSPWQYIFYLDFEGTPSQNHCRKALEHLGEITAFVRVLGAYEKGRVIE from the coding sequence ATGGAACGGCTCTCACTCACCGGAGCCGCACAGAATTTGACATTCTCGCGCGAATTTCTATCTTCCCCACCGGTTAAGACTTGTGCCGCTACAAAGCGACAGGCTAAACACAAACGATCACCGCAGAACAGGAAATTCCATTTGAACCTTATTGCATTTCAAGGCGAAACCGGCGCCTATAGCGAGCAAGCCGCGCGCGCTTTTTTTGGCAACGGCTGCCAGGTGTTGCCGTGCCGGACGTTTCATGAAGCATTTGTTGCGGCGGCGGAGGCGCGCGCGCAGGCAGCCGTGATTCCAATCGAGAATTCGCTGGCGGGCAGCGTGCATCAAAACTATGATTTGCTGCTGCAACATCATCTGCACATTACCGGCGAGGTGATTTTGCGCATCAGCCATCATGTCATGGCATTGCCGGGCGTGAGCTGGGAGCAAGTCCAGCGCGTGTATTCGCATCCGCAGGCGCTGGAACAATGCCGCGAATTTCTGCATCAGCGCAGCGAACTTGAAACCATTCCGGCGTATGACACAGCCGGCAGCGCCAAGCTGATTGTCAAAAACGGGTGGCGTGAGGCGGCTGCGATTGCCAGCGCACAAGCCGCCGGGCATTACGGGTTGACCATCTTGCATAGCAATGTCGAAAGCAATCACCAAAATTACACGCGCTTTTTAATTTTAAAAAAAGACGCAGCCTCGGTGACCGAAGGCAAAACCTCCATTGTTTTTTCAACGCAACATATTCCGGGAGCTTTATTCAAAACATTGGCCGTGTTTGCCCTGCGCGACATCAATTTATTGAAAATCGAATCGCGCCCGCAGCACGGCAGCCCGTGGCAGTATATTTTTTATCTTGATTTCGAGGGCACGCCCAGCCAAAATCATTGCCGCAAGGCATTGGAACATCTCGGCGAGATTACGGCATTCGTGCGCGTGCTGGGCGCATATGAGAAAGGCAGGGTCATTGAATAG